The DNA window CGATTATATTTTTTACATTGGGAAGTAATGGAGCATCGTTTAATCGCGTACTTGTTACATTAGAACTCATAGTAATATTGAGTTCTATCTCGCTTCCAAAATCTTTTTGAAGTTCCTCAACGCAGCTTTTTCGGATCATTTCCTTTAATGGACAGGCCGGAGTTGTAAGCATAACGGTAAAGGAAATTTCATTAGTACTGAAATTAACATCCTGAATCATATTTAAGGAAACCAGATCTTTCTTTAAGTCCGGATCAATTACTCTTGAGAGGGCTTTGAGAATTTTTTCTTTTGATACGTTCATATGCTTCTAAGCAATTAAGCATTCAATTGGTTTCAAAAATATTGATTTTAATCCACAAAAAAGCTATATGAGATTATCAATCAAACACTATCTTTGAATACTCTATGGCCATAAGTCAGGATTCCATTCGCAAAGTAAAGGAAGTCGTTGATATTCTTGATGTTATCGGCGATTTTGTCAATCTGAAGAAAAAAGGGCAGAATTGGTTTGGTCTTTCACCATTTCAGGATGAAAAAACGCCATCGTTTTCGGTTTCTCCGGGCAAGGGAATATTCAAGGATTTCAGTTCAGGGAAAGCCGGAGATTCTATCACCTTTATTATGGAGCATGAACGGCTAAGCTATCTTGAAGCCATAAGATATTTAGCCAAAAAATACGGCATTGAATTAGAGGAAAGCGAACCCAGTCACGAAGAAAAACAAAAGGCAAGTGAAATCGAAAGTTTGCACATTGCTTTGAATTTCGCTAGAGATTACTTTATTAATCAATTAAAGAATTCTGAAAGTGGCAAGGCGATTGGGCTTTCCTATTTTAAAGAACGCGGGTTTACATCTCAAACAATTGAAAAATTTGAGTTGGGATATTCACAAACAAATTGGGATACATTTCTCAAGGAAGCCGAATCCAAACAATTTTCAAGAGAAATCCTAGAAAAAGCCGGTTTAATTATTGTAAAAGATGGAAAGGTTTACGATCGCTATCGTGGAAGGGTAATATTTCCTATCCACAACTTGATTGGGAAAGTAATTGGTTTTGGTGCGAGAATTTTGGGTAATGATAAAAATCAACCCAAATACATCAACTCACCGGAGACACCTGTTTATAATAAAAGCAAAGAGCTCTATGGATTTTATTTTGCTAAAAATGCCATACGCAATGAAGATGAATGCATCCTGGTTGAAGGTTATACAGATGTTATATCGCTAAATCAGGCCGGAATAGAAAATGTTATTGCATCAAGCGGCACGTCGCTTACTGAAGAACAGGTAAAGGTCATTCGTCGATTCACTAAAAATATCACTCTGATTTTTGATGGGGATGAAGCCGGACTTAAGGCTTCTGAAAGAGGTTTGCGATTGGTGCTTAAGGCAGGGATGAATTTAAAAGTAGTAACCCTTCCCGAAGGGATGGATCCGGATTCATTTGTCAAGCAAAAAGGCGGTGTTGATTTTAAAGACTTCCTGACCCGAAATAAGCAGGATTTCCTCAGCTTCAAAACAAAGGTTCAACTTGAATCAATACAGGGAGAACCATTTAAAAAAGCTGAACTTATCCGCGAAATAGTAGAAATTATTGCTTTGATACCCGATGCCATCACTCGTTCGGTATATTTTAAAGCATGTAGTGAATTACTGGATATTGATGAACAGGTACTGGTCTCCGAATACAACAAAAAAGTATTCAATCAAAACAGAGATAAGTACAAAAAAGGTTATTCTCAACAAAACGCAAGAGATTCGGAGCTATCCACTCCACATGATGATGTAAAGCAAAAAGTTAATATTAAAAGAGAAACGGAGTCTGAAATCAATGAGATGGAGGTGCTCAAATACCTCTTAAACTTTTCCAATATTTTTATAGAGCCCGACAATGTTAGTCTTGGTAAATACCTTCTCAATTCTATTTCAGATGTTGAATTTAAAAATCAAAAATATAACAAGGTACTCCAGGTTTATAAACAATTTGAGGATAAAGAAGCGTTTCCGGAAGTGAAGGATTTTTTAAACAATGAAGAATTTGAAGAATTAAGAGAAACTGTGATAAATATCATTTCAGAAAAGTATTCTGTTAGCGATAATTGGGAAAAGCAAAATATTTTTGTTCCACCTGCCGATCATGATTTAGTAAATAAATTATACTCAGACATTCATCGGTTGAAATGGAACAAAGTCAGAGAATTAAAGGAATCGGCTAGATATGAACTCAAAAAAATGAGTGAAAGCGGGGAAGCTGAGGAAAACTATATGAAAGTTTTAAAATATTTTAATGAGCTTAAAAAAATCGAGAAACATATATCAGGTGAATTGGGTAATGTGATTTCCTAATGATAATACGACGATACAATTATTTTAAACTTGTGACAGCTATTATAGTAGTGATTGCAAGCTTAACAACCGGGATTCTGGGATTTATGCTTATTGAGGGGTATAATCTCAGCGATGCATTTTATATGACGGTTATTACGATCTCTACGGTGGGGTACAAAGAAGTTCAACCTCTTTCACAAGCCGGAAGAATGTTTACGGCTGTATATATTTTTTTCAATCTGGGTATTTTTGCCTACATACTTTCTGTAATTTCGACCTATGTATTTGAGGGTGAGATTAGGCAAATGCTCACTAA is part of the Hyphobacterium sp. CCMP332 genome and encodes:
- a CDS encoding DNA primase, producing MAISQDSIRKVKEVVDILDVIGDFVNLKKKGQNWFGLSPFQDEKTPSFSVSPGKGIFKDFSSGKAGDSITFIMEHERLSYLEAIRYLAKKYGIELEESEPSHEEKQKASEIESLHIALNFARDYFINQLKNSESGKAIGLSYFKERGFTSQTIEKFELGYSQTNWDTFLKEAESKQFSREILEKAGLIIVKDGKVYDRYRGRVIFPIHNLIGKVIGFGARILGNDKNQPKYINSPETPVYNKSKELYGFYFAKNAIRNEDECILVEGYTDVISLNQAGIENVIASSGTSLTEEQVKVIRRFTKNITLIFDGDEAGLKASERGLRLVLKAGMNLKVVTLPEGMDPDSFVKQKGGVDFKDFLTRNKQDFLSFKTKVQLESIQGEPFKKAELIREIVEIIALIPDAITRSVYFKACSELLDIDEQVLVSEYNKKVFNQNRDKYKKGYSQQNARDSELSTPHDDVKQKVNIKRETESEINEMEVLKYLLNFSNIFIEPDNVSLGKYLLNSISDVEFKNQKYNKVLQVYKQFEDKEAFPEVKDFLNNEEFEELRETVINIISEKYSVSDNWEKQNIFVPPADHDLVNKLYSDIHRLKWNKVRELKESARYELKKMSESGEAEENYMKVLKYFNELKKIEKHISGELGNVIS